Sequence from the Polynucleobacter sp. Adler-ghost genome:
TTTATCAAAATCCAAAAGATTATTAACTTGGCTGCCTGTAGTTCAGCTAGAAAAAGGCCTAAAAATTACATGGGGCTCTATAAATAATGACAAAACCTAGTAGGAATCAACTAGTTTCAATAATTATGAATTGTTATAACGGTGAAAAGTATTTATCAGAGGCTGTCGATAGCATTCTAAGTCAAACATATCAAAATTGGGAATTAATATTTTGGGATAATCATTCGGTAGATAACTCAAAAAAAATAATTAAAAGCTATTCTGATTGCAGAATTAAATACATAAGGAGTGAAAAACATACCACCCTGACAGAAGCTAGAAATGGTGCAATAAGACATTCATGTGGAGAATTTATTGCATTTTTGGATGTCGATGATAAGTGGAGCCCAGATAGGCTTACCCTCCAAATAAAAAATTTTAGGGATGAGGATGTAATGCTTGTTTATGGAAACTATTATATACAAGCTCAAGGATTACGCAGACCAAAATACTACTTCAGATTGCCGAAAGGGTATATATTTAATCAGCTAATATCCAACTACAGAGTTGGTTTATTAACACTATTGATAAGAAGAAAAGTATTTTTTGAGCTTGGAATAATTTTTAATGAAAATTATCAAATTATTGCCGATTACGACCTAGTGTTAAATATTTCAAAAAATTGTAAGATTGGATGTACCCAAAAAAAAATAGCTACATATCGAATACATGCTGACAATGATTCGAATAAAAGGATAGACTTATTAATTTCTGAGTATGAGCAATGGATAAATACTTTCAAATTGCCAAATACTAGCAGAGTATATGTTAATAATAAGTTAAATTATATAATGGCAAATAAATATTTGAAATATCAAGATAAAAAATCAGCCTATAATTCAATAAATAAAGTTGTCGGATTTAGTCCTAAGAAAATATATTATTATATGAAGGTGCTTGCACCAGAGTTTCTATTAAAATAGTTTCCATGAAGAAAAATATAATAGGAGATGGGTTGTGTGCAGCCGGGGCTCTACTTGGTTGTAATGTTAAAAAAGATGACTACCAAATATTTCTTAGTAATACAACTGGCGCTGACTTTGAAAAAGTATCCACCAATTGGAGATTGAGCCCGATAATCTCCAGCAAGGCTTTCGGAGGCCTGTCAAAGAGCTATCATGGAATAATGCCAGCCTCTGTAATTTTGGATATAAATAATAGCCCTATATGGAGAGCATTAGGGTATGAAAAACTTAGAAAGTTATATATAGCTGACTACATGTCGGAGTCAAAAATTTTCATCCCTTATTTCCCCATACGACCTGGTCAAATTATAAAAAAATTTTCCAATCCTAGCAAAATTAGCCGGAGAGAAAATCTCGATTTAAAGGCGTTAATCAACGATAAAAATAGCAAGACCTTCTTGGCGCTTTCGGTTATCGGCAATCTCCGAGTATTGCAAAGCCTAAATCTCATAAACAAAAAAGTTACTGTTGACGATCATGTAATTATTAGAATGGGCTCTATAGGTGGTGAAGAGCTTTTTGAATACTTAAATGGTGAGGAGCTTGTTAAGAGGTTTAGCAAGGGGATTGCTATAGAAAGTCTTGAAATTTCAACCGGTTGCACGATTTTTTTTAGACCTAATTTTGGTGAATATAATTTCGATATTGACTACACCGCATCAGTCAATGGACTTGGAAAATTGTTTATGAAATTTGATTCACCGGCAAAAATTCGGGAAGCATTCTTCAACAAAACAGGCTATCCAACTCGACATAATTCTTACAATATTTTTGCTCAGATCCACATGCCAGACATCTATTCAATGGAGGGGGGTATCGTAACGGAATCAGTAGACTCGCAGGCTAAATTTTACGAAATAAAATTAAAGGTATTAAATTTAATAACAAGAAAATTTAATACCTTTAAGGTATATAAAAATGATTCCCCGGAAAGTATTTTGCCTGGCATACACTTATCCTATGATAGGGAGGTTATCTCAGGTATACCCCGTAATTTAGAAATTCTTGATACTTCACTTTGCAATGATAATAGTAAGCATCCATCAATTATTGCAATGTGTAAATCATTTCATAAAACAATATTATTATGAAATTAATAGCTATAGATGGTAGGTTAATAGATTTCAAGATGCGAGGCATGGGTGTATTTATATTTAATGTTGTAATTAATTTAAGCTGTAGTATTAAAGACAATGAAAAATTAATTATCTTTACCAATAAAAAGTCTACATCAGTATTGCTTAATTCAAAAATAAATAATAAAAATGTACGTATAGTTTTTTTTAATATAAATGAGTTAATTTATGAGCAAATAATCTTGCCCATAGCAGTTGTATTACATTGTCCAGATTACTTTCTGCACTCTGGAAATACGTGCAGCCTTATTTTTCCTCCTATAAAAAGAGGGATGTTGATTCATGATGTTTCATATTTAAGCCCCGATATAAATTTAAAAGCAAATAATGTATATCGTGCATTAGGAAGGCTCTATCGAAAATTAACAGTAACGATTGCGAGCAAATTTGTAGATCATATTTTTACAGTTTCTCATTTTGCTAAAAATGACATTATTTCTAGGCTTAATTGTGGGTTGAAGGATAAAATAAAAGTCGTTTATAACGGTGTTGATTTGAGTAAATTTACGCCCGAGCTGAGTACCAAAAAAGAAAATCAGGTTTTATTTGTTAGTGGCTCTGACAGGCAAAAAAACTTAAAGAAATTTCTAAAAAGAGTAATAAATTTTGAAAAAAGGTTAAATGATCTCAAATTTATTGTTATTGGAGTATCAAGCGCAAGCGAATTAGGGCTGACAGAGGTTGAATCTATAAGTTATATGGGGCACTTAACGGGTGAAGAATTAATAAATATGTATAAAAGTTCAAAATACTTCGTTATACCTTCGCTTTATGAGTCATTTGGAATACCAGGTATTGAGGCTCTTGCTGCAGGATGTATTCTATATGCAAGTAAGGGGGGTGCTTTACCAGAAATATATCAAGATCATGCAAGCTTTTTTTCCGGATCTAGTGATGAGGAAATAGATAATGTTATTTTGGATATTTTAAACGGGCCAAGTGAGGTTGATATTAAAAAGAATTTAATGTATGTTGCTAAATATAACTGGAGCGCTGTTGCAGATGCAGTCTTGCAAGAAATGCGAAAATCAATCATTGACAATTAGAGCCTTGATTTTTGGAATTGGTACTTCGTTAATATTCCTTAATCCAAAATTATCATCAAATGAAATTTTTCCTTATTATGCATTAGCACTTCCATTATTTAATTATAGTAAGAGGATTATTCTAATTATTTTTGTAATATTATTATTTGGGATAATAAATCAAATTATATTCAATGACTCAAGATCTGTAATTAATGCTATTCAAATTGCTGTGCTCTTGGCAACCCTATATGCAGTTCAGACTATGTGCATAATTGAATTAAGGTTGATTTCAAAGATTTTTAACATTTTTATATTGATGCACTTATCAATATGTATATTTCAATATATATATCCCGAATCTATGAATTTAAGTTATTGGTTTTTTAGTTCCAGGGAATCTCAGGTTGAACAGTTATTGCTCAGAAGTGCTGTTGTGGGTCTGGGCCCAGAGCCAGCTTACGTTGCATCCCTTTTGTGTGGGATGTTGTTATTTTCTATTCTCCTTAACGGATTTAATTTCCTAATAATTAGCATGGTAGTTATTCAGCTATTTCTCCTAAAGAGTGTAGTTGGATATATACTTTTCTTTATTATTTTTAACTTCTTTATTTTAAAATTTAAAAAATATAAATACTTAATAATAATGGTGATAATAACGTTGATATCGTTATTCTCAGGTTTAATGGAAAGATTATCAATTTATATTTCCAATGTTTATACTATGGGTAGTATATTTTCAGCGGAGGTTTCTACTGGCTCAACCCGGCTAGCTAATTTACGAGAATCTTTGGAGCTAATTATTTCCTTTCCTGGGATAGGCTTTTCTCCATTTGGTGCAATTTCTTATGCCATGCATGGATCAATATTTGCCTCCATAATTATTCTAGCAATGTTTAAAATTAAAATAAATGCTCTAGAGTTCATGGTGGGATTGGCAGTTTTTATATTCTTTGGCCCCATACTAATTTGGCCGATGTATTATCTTCTGACCCCATATTTTTTAAATAGTATTTCAAAAAAATAGTGAAATATATATTAGCCGTCTCCCCTAGAGTTCCTTCTAAATACGGCAAGGGCGACCAAATAATAGCATACCAAAGGCTATCTAATTTGTCTAAGTTATATAAAATTAAATTGATTATCCTTCAAGGTAATAAATTGGAAAGTAATTCTGATTTAGCGGAGTTAAGAAACTTGGGCATTGATATTTATTTAATGAGGATTACGATTCCAGAAATTATTATAAATTTATTAATTTCTGCATTTGATCCCACAAGACCTTTTCAATGCTCCTTTTTTACTTCAAGAAATAGTAAAAAATTAATTGAAAATCTTTTAGTAAAATATAATATTTCAATTGTCTACTTGGTAACTGCTAGGGTTTTATTTAATTTTAAATCGTTTAAATATTTAATTTTCTTAGATTTAATAGACTCATTTGCCTTAAATTTTCATCGGAGATTTCTCAACACAAGAAATTTAATATTAAAATTACTTTTTTATATTGAGTATTGTAGATTAATTAAATTAGAAGATTTTGCAGTTACTATAAGTTATCGTTGCTTTTTAGTTTCTAGTATCGATAAAAATTATATAAACCCTCAATTGGAGAATGTAATAGTTATTCCAATTGGTGTATACAACTTCAACCATGAAAGAAAAATTTATTCTCCAGGCGGAAATTTTATATTAACATTTTCAGGTAATATGAATTACCAGCCTAATATATTAGCTGTTTTGTGGTTTTATTCGAATTGCTGGAAAATATTAGAGTGTAAACATTACAATTTAAGACTTAAGATAATAGGTAGCAATCCGCCGCACTCAATAAGTATTCTGTCCAAAAACCCTAAAATTGAAGTTACAGGTCGCGTTCCTTCGGTATATGATGAATTAAATGCTTCTCATCTTTCTATTGCACCAATGCTTACTGGTTCAGGCATGCAATTTAAGATTCTTGAGGCAATGATGTGTGGGTTACCTGTTGTTACTACCCCCCTTGGCCTTGGAGATATTAGAGGTATACTAAATCATAATATTTTAATTGCGAACACTCCTTCAGAATTTATTGATATTATTTCTTCTGCAATTATGGAATATGAGACATTTTCTAAAATAGGAGAGAATGGATCCATTTTTGTTAAGGAACATCATTCTTGGTCAGTTATCAACAGCTTATTTATGGCTGAATTTATTGATGTTTGAATTTTTTTATTTATTCCATCGGGGTCTAGGGTGAAAATTGGTATTTTAGGGGGGAGCGGTTTCATCGGAACAAGGCTCTTTGAAAAGCTTTTACAATGTGGTTATAAACCCACCATTTTTGATAAAGTGGTTTCTAAATCATATCCATTAAATACAATTCAAGTAGACATTAGAGATTACGATGAGCTTCAAAAAGCGATTAATGATTTTGACTGCATTATTAATCTTGCGGCTGAGCATGCGGATAATGTATCTCCTAGCTCCTTATACGAAGAAGTTAATGTACTAGGTGCCACCAATCTTTGTCGTGCTCTTCACGTAAATTCAATTAAAAAGCTTATCTTCACTAGTTCTGTAGCAGTGTATGGCCTTAATAGTGAAATTTTAAATGAAAGTGCTCGTTTAAGTCCTTTTAACGAATATGGTATATCTAAATTGCGTGCAGAGGAGGTTTATAAAAATTGGCAAGAATTAGATGAGGCCAATAATTCATTAACTATTATTAGGCCAACTGTTGTATTTGGTGAGGGTAATCGAGGAAATTTATATAACTTGATGAATCATATATATCATAATAAATTTATAATGATTGGAAAGGGCGATAATAAAAAATCCATTGCTTACGTAGGTAATCTTGTCGATTTTATATTACATTCATTGGCATGTAAATCCGGAACTCATATTTATAACTATTCCGATGAGCCGATTATGAAAGTTTCCGATTTAGTTAAATTAATACACGAAGCCTTTGGAATAAAAATGAGGTTCAGATTTTATATACCCGAATTAATAGCATTAGTACTTGGTAAACTACTAGATAATATCAGCGAGATATCAGGTATCAACTTTCCAATTAGTGAAGTTAGGGTGAAGAAGTTTTGCTCAGACACAATCATTATGGGGCCCGATAAGTGTTTAAATTTTAGGCCTCAATTCACATTAGATCAGGCAATACTGAAGACTATTCAGGCCGAATTTGTGCCCAAGAGGATTAATCCGAATGGTTAGTTTTGATTGCTAAGAATGTAAGATATATCAAAATAAAAATGAACGAGATCCCCAATGCCGTTCCTATTGCATTGATTACTTTATATTTATTAGGATTGATGGTGTCAATATTATCAATCATTACCAATGGCTTATATGAATTAAACATGTGAGCATCGGATTTTATGCTGATTAACTTTAAATGTATTTCTTGAATGTTTGTGGATGAAAAGAATTTCAGTAAATTAGCATTAAACAATAAATCGTCATCAGTATTATTTTTATTTAATTTCTCTAAACTTGCCCTCTTAGAGTGATACAAAAGCTCCTCGTTCTTGCAAAGTTGGTCTATCAGAGTTGTAATGTTCTGAATGTTCGATTCTGGCTTGCTTGATGTTAATGTAATTTCATATATTGAATCGCTTTTCTTTATTCCAATTTTATTTAGCGGATCAACTAATCCAATTTTTAAATCTGCGAAATCAGGATTGCGATAGAATTGTTTGGTGTTAATTCTTCTAATTAATTCTAAATTTATGGGGCTTAAAATTTCTCCCAAGTCGCTATCGGCAAGTAATTTGGCGGTTGTTTTGAATTCACTTTTGGGTCCAATTGCGAGACTAATAGCTAGTCCAATTAAAAAGCCTAAAACCCCTACCTTCCAAATCGTATTTTTATTTGAAAGGTAAACCTTAGTAAATGTTAATATATTAATATCATTAGTGTGCATTTTATTTGAAAATATATAGCCAGGCTGGAGTTTTAAATTTTATTACTCTACTGTATATGTTAACGTAAATTATTGAAAATAATATAATACATATTATTAATAATTCTGTTGATTCATATAGAAATATTGATGCCATTACACACAAACCTGTTGAAACCCAAAAGAAATGCGATGTTCTTGCATTGGTATTTATGGTGATTTTTTTGTTGGATTTTAATTTATGTTTCTGAAGTCGTCTAAATATCAAGGTGTGGAAATGCATTCCATCAGCGTGACCAGGGTTTTTTCCTTGTATAACGACTCTGCGATATATTGTGTAAAGGGTCTCCATTATTGGATATCCATTGATTAAAACCCCTAGCCATGGTGATATCACATTATTTCTATAAACTAAAGCAAGCGTAATAAATCCAATCCAAAGGCCAATAAAATAGGCTCCGCCATCACCCATGAAAATTAGTCCTCGAGGGTAATTCCAAATAAAAAATCCCAGGATTGAGCCGCACAAAATTAAACAAAGTGAGATGATGACGTAGTCGTTGACTTTAAAGCCTATGAACCCCAAACCGACTAGAGTGATAATTCCCACCATACTCGATAATCCATTAAACCCATCAATAAGATTGTAACTATTTGACAGCCCAGCTATGGCAACGGCCGTAAAAGGTATTGCCACGATTGAGTAGCTTAGCAGATTATCTATTCCTGGAATATTGATGTATGAAATTTGAATACCAATGAGTTGCACCCCAATTACAGCTGTAATTATAGTTACCGCCAGCCTTAGCTTTACTCCAATTTTTTTTGTGACATCTTCAGCTAGCCCAATAGCAAAGCATGGTAAGGTAGACAATCCAATAAGAACACCTACGTCTGAATAAATAGGATGTTTCATATTAAGCAATAATCCTACTAGCACTGCCAAGAAAATACTAATACCACCAATTCTCGGCGTGTTAGAATCGTGATGAAATTTTTGCGGCCCTGAAAGATCGTAATCGCTCGAAATGTGTTTATGTAGGTCTATGCAATAAATTATTGCATAGCTCAATATCAATGAGGTTAAAAAAGGTGCCAGAAATATAGTCATATCAATTAAACACAATATTGGGAAGTCACCAGCTTAATTATACTTAATTAATCCTATCTTTTCGAAAATAAAAAAACTTAACTGAAAAATCAATGCGCTCTAATATTCACCATGGCTGCTCTTATTAATTCTTGTCCTTGTGAGTAGATCTAGGGTGCTATGGTTAGGAATAAGTATTCGAAGAAAATTATTACGTGAACCGCGCCTTTTAATAAGTTTGTTTTGCCTATTGCTAATGTGAGCCCGCCAATGAAGAATGATAGATACATCAAGGTCATATTGAGCCAACTTATTCCTAGGCTGATTGGTAAATAAAAAGATATTGCACATGCAGCCACGGTGGGGATAGTTAGTCCAATACTGGCAAGAGCAGACCCCAAGGCGAGGTTCAAGCTGCTATGCAATTGATTCGCTCTGGCAGCTCTAACAGCTGCATAGCCTTCGGAAAGCAGTACGAGCATTGCAATCGCTATACCCACTAATGATCTGGGTGCGCTAGCGGCTTTAACTCCAGCCTCGATGGCGGGGTTAAGCGCTTCAGTCAAACTCACCACCATTGCAAGCGGTAGTAGAAGTAAAGCAACACTCAGGACAGTCTTGGGGTTGCTGGGTTTATCCGCGTAAGCTTCGCAATTGGTTTTCTGATCCTAAGCTTTTGGAAGGTAGTAGTCACGGTGACTGACTGTTTGGAGAAAGATAAAAGCGCCATATAATGAAAAAGAAGTGATGCCTGCAAAGGCAAGCTGACTCTTGGTGAAGTCTGGCCCTAGATTGCTGACAGTCACCATGGGCATCACAAGAATGAAAGTTGCTAAAGCGGTACGAGCTGCTAGTGCAGAGTTGGCCCCCTCATTGCGAAAAGAAATTTCATGATGCTTGAGCCACCCATAAAAATACACATGCCAATGACGCCACTTACCACAATCATGACGGTAGCAAAGACAGCATCGTGAGCAATAAATTCAGCGCCCTCATGGCCTGCAAACATCATTGCAATAATTAGTGATACCTCAATAATGGTGACGCTGATAGCTAGCACCAATGTGCCATATGGCTCACCAGTCTTGTGGGCAATGACCTCTGTATGATGCGCTGCAGATAAAACTGCGCCAATTAAAGCAGCAGCCATTAAGGCGATGAACCAAGCCTGGTTAAGTAAAGAGGATAAAGAGTGTATAAATTACTGGGCTTTTTTGTGTGAAAAGGGAAATTGCTCATTAATGTGGAGGGGTAAACAAGTAGTCTTACTTATGAGTCTATTTTAAAGTGGTTTAATTGGAATTATTAAAAGTTCATTGCCACTATTTTTATAAAGATTAATATGAAAAACCTCATCTTTTTTGGCCATGGTGCTCGTGATAGTCGTTGGCGTGAGCCATTTGACCGCTTAGTCTCATTGTGGAGAGTTCAGTATCCGCACGCGCGAGTGGAATTGGCTTTTTTGGAATTGATGCAGCCCAGCCTTGAAGAGGCTATTACAACTTTAGTGGTTGCTGGGGAGGTAGAGGTGGTTGTGGTGCCCGTCTTTTTTGGCCAAGGCGGCCATTTGCTCGATGACTTCCCATTGCTGCTATCAGATTGTCGGCAAAAGTTTCCTCAGGTGAGCTTAAGCGCTACGCCTGCTGTCGGTGAGGATGAAGCTGTTTTGCAAGCCATAATTGATTTCAGCGCTAGAGCTCTTTAAGTTCTCTACTTGATTGATGTTATCACTCGCTTGTTGTTTTGCTCTCAAGCCTTCGCCAACCATAATCAATGCTGGTGATTTACTATTAAACCAACTATTAGCTCTACCAATCGCTAGTTCACCAAGAGTGCTAGACCAGTGACGCTCATTCTTCGTACTCACTGCCTCCAAGATATGCACAGGTGTACTGCTATTTTTCTGTGAGTCGTTTTCTATCAATTGCTTGGCAATGTTTACAGCATCTTTGCGACCCATATAATACACCAAGGTATCGGCTTGTGGGTTCTGAATTAGTTGCTGCTGACTACCGTTATCAACGAGATTTTCAGTTCCTTGTGCCAAAGTAACAAAGGCCACACTTCTACTCACACCTCTTAAGGTGAGTGATTGCTGAATAGCAGCTGCTCCAGCTAGAGCTGCAGTAATGCCTGGCACTACTTCCACTGCAATTCCGGCTTGCTTTAAGGCCTGGATTTCTTCATCTGCTCTGCCGAACATCATGGGATCGCCACCTTTGAGGCGAACAATCACTGGATATTTTTGTACGGCATCAACCAACCTTTTGTTGATGAAATGCTGCGCGGATGATAACTTGCCGCAACGCTTACCCACAGGCACTATAATCGCTTGGGGGCAGAGCTCGAGCATTACTGAATCTACCAAGGCATCATGAAAAACAATATCGGCTCTCTCCAAAAGCTTAGCGCCACGCACGGTAATGAGATCAGCTGCGCCAGGGCCTGCGCCAACTAAATAGACTTTACCGAGAGCCGTTGATGTCATGATATTTTATCTATCTACTAATTGGGCTACAGTAGTAGCGCGCTGATCACGCCAGCTATTTTGAGTGGTGACACTAATGAGATCAAACTGTTTGAGCCCAATATCGAGCTTTTGATCGGGACGAAGCTCAAAGGCATCAAAGCCGACTCGTGCACCTTTTAAGAGTTGATCAATTAAGACATCACCGATGGCCCTCACTTCACCTGTCCAAGCAAATCGCTCTCTCAGTAGGGCTGCAGTACTAAAACTTCTACCATCTCTAAAGATGGGGAAGTGAGCAGCTATAACCGGCCAGCGGTTTTTGCCTTCTTCAATGATGTCAGCATGCTTGAGAATGTCATCATCGGCAGCAAACCAAACGCCAACCTCACCCTTATTTGCTCTGTCTATGATATCGGAGTTTTTGTGATGTGTAATCCACCAATGAAACGGCACTAATACCTTATGCAATTCATGATCTAAATTCGGAATACCACCTGCATCACGCTCACCATCCCAGACCTGCCATTTATTGATGATGAGAGTGGGCTTACCGTCTTTCGGGAAGTAAATAATCTGCTTATTCATGATTAAGCCAGCGCTCCTTTGGAGTGCTTGCCATTGTTCTTATAGGCTGCTTCTTTAAAGGGGCTCACACCTAGACGGCGGTATGTCTCGATAAAAGGCTCATCGGTAGTGCGTTGTTCAACGTAAACATTGATGAGGCTAGTCATTACATCTGGGATTTCATTGGCATAGAAAGAGGGCCCAATTACTTTGCCAATAGAGGCATCATTGCCTTGTTCTCCACCCAAAGTGATTTGATACCACTCTTCACCATCTTTATCCACGCCAAGTACACCAATATTGCCAACGTGATGATGGCCACAAGAATTAATACATCCAGAAATATTCAGACTAATATCACCTAAATCAAATAGGTAATCCAAATCATCAAAGCGCTCCTGAATCGCTTTAGCAATGGGGAGTGATTTGGCATTGGCTAGTGAACAGAAATCGCCACCAGGGCAAGCGATGATGTCAGTTAGTAATCCAATGTTGGGTAGTGCCACATGCTGTTGCTTAGCAGCTTGCCAGAGCTCCAATAGTTTAGATTGCTCTACATCAGCTAGCACTAAGTTTTGTTCGTGGGTTACCCGTAATTCACCAAAGCTATATTGATCAGCTAAATCTGCAATAGCATTCATCTGCGCACTGGTTGCATCGCCAGGAGCAACAGTACCATGGGGCTTGAGAGACAGGATTACGCTGGCATAACCTGGCACTTGATGCGACTTGACATTACGCTTAAGCCAGCGAGTAAAAGCACCTCTCTCAGCCTCGGTAGCAGCTGCAGGAATGGCTTCATCACTCATTGTATTTAACTGTTGATATGCAGGCTTAGTAAAGTGTTTAGCAACACGCTC
This genomic interval carries:
- a CDS encoding glycosyltransferase; amino-acid sequence: MTKPSRNQLVSIIMNCYNGEKYLSEAVDSILSQTYQNWELIFWDNHSVDNSKKIIKSYSDCRIKYIRSEKHTTLTEARNGAIRHSCGEFIAFLDVDDKWSPDRLTLQIKNFRDEDVMLVYGNYYIQAQGLRRPKYYFRLPKGYIFNQLISNYRVGLLTLLIRRKVFFELGIIFNENYQIIADYDLVLNISKNCKIGCTQKKIATYRIHADNDSNKRIDLLISEYEQWINTFKLPNTSRVYVNNKLNYIMANKYLKYQDKKSAYNSINKVVGFSPKKIYYYMKVLAPEFLLK
- a CDS encoding glycosyltransferase family 1 protein, with amino-acid sequence MKLIAIDGRLIDFKMRGMGVFIFNVVINLSCSIKDNEKLIIFTNKKSTSVLLNSKINNKNVRIVFFNINELIYEQIILPIAVVLHCPDYFLHSGNTCSLIFPPIKRGMLIHDVSYLSPDINLKANNVYRALGRLYRKLTVTIASKFVDHIFTVSHFAKNDIISRLNCGLKDKIKVVYNGVDLSKFTPELSTKKENQVLFVSGSDRQKNLKKFLKRVINFEKRLNDLKFIVIGVSSASELGLTEVESISYMGHLTGEELINMYKSSKYFVIPSLYESFGIPGIEALAAGCILYASKGGALPEIYQDHASFFSGSSDEEIDNVILDILNGPSEVDIKKNLMYVAKYNWSAVADAVLQEMRKSIIDN
- a CDS encoding glycosyltransferase — its product is MSKLYKIKLIILQGNKLESNSDLAELRNLGIDIYLMRITIPEIIINLLISAFDPTRPFQCSFFTSRNSKKLIENLLVKYNISIVYLVTARVLFNFKSFKYLIFLDLIDSFALNFHRRFLNTRNLILKLLFYIEYCRLIKLEDFAVTISYRCFLVSSIDKNYINPQLENVIVIPIGVYNFNHERKIYSPGGNFILTFSGNMNYQPNILAVLWFYSNCWKILECKHYNLRLKIIGSNPPHSISILSKNPKIEVTGRVPSVYDELNASHLSIAPMLTGSGMQFKILEAMMCGLPVVTTPLGLGDIRGILNHNILIANTPSEFIDIISSAIMEYETFSKIGENGSIFVKEHHSWSVINSLFMAEFIDV
- a CDS encoding NAD(P)-dependent oxidoreductase; translated protein: MKIGILGGSGFIGTRLFEKLLQCGYKPTIFDKVVSKSYPLNTIQVDIRDYDELQKAINDFDCIINLAAEHADNVSPSSLYEEVNVLGATNLCRALHVNSIKKLIFTSSVAVYGLNSEILNESARLSPFNEYGISKLRAEEVYKNWQELDEANNSLTIIRPTVVFGEGNRGNLYNLMNHIYHNKFIMIGKGDNKKSIAYVGNLVDFILHSLACKSGTHIYNYSDEPIMKVSDLVKLIHEAFGIKMRFRFYIPELIALVLGKLLDNISEISGINFPISEVRVKKFCSDTIIMGPDKCLNFRPQFTLDQAILKTIQAEFVPKRINPNG
- a CDS encoding glycosyltransferase; translation: MKHPIYSDVGVLIGLSTLPCFAIGLAEDVTKKIGVKLRLAVTIITAVIGVQLIGIQISYINIPGIDNLLSYSIVAIPFTAVAIAGLSNSYNLIDGFNGLSSMVGIITLVGLGFIGFKVNDYVIISLCLILCGSILGFFIWNYPRGLIFMGDGGAYFIGLWIGFITLALVYRNNVISPWLGVLINGYPIMETLYTIYRRVVIQGKNPGHADGMHFHTLIFRRLQKHKLKSNKKITINTNARTSHFFWVSTGLCVMASIFLYESTELLIICIILFSIIYVNIYSRVIKFKTPAWLYIFK
- a CDS encoding sirohydrochlorin chelatase, which produces MKNLIFFGHGARDSRWREPFDRLVSLWRVQYPHARVELAFLELMQPSLEEAITTLVVAGEVEVVVVPVFFGQGGHLLDDFPLLLSDCRQKFPQVSLSATPAVGEDEAVLQAIIDFSARAL
- the cobA gene encoding uroporphyrinogen-III C-methyltransferase, producing the protein MTSTALGKVYLVGAGPGAADLITVRGAKLLERADIVFHDALVDSVMLELCPQAIIVPVGKRCGKLSSAQHFINKRLVDAVQKYPVIVRLKGGDPMMFGRADEEIQALKQAGIAVEVVPGITAALAGAAAIQQSLTLRGVSRSVAFVTLAQGTENLVDNGSQQQLIQNPQADTLVYYMGRKDAVNIAKQLIENDSQKNSSTPVHILEAVSTKNERHWSSTLGELAIGRANSWFNSKSPALIMVGEGLRAKQQASDNINQVENLKSSSAEINYGLQNSFILTDSRRSA
- a CDS encoding DUF934 domain-containing protein, with the translated sequence MNKQIIYFPKDGKPTLIINKWQVWDGERDAGGIPNLDHELHKVLVPFHWWITHHKNSDIIDRANKGEVGVWFAADDDILKHADIIEEGKNRWPVIAAHFPIFRDGRSFSTAALLRERFAWTGEVRAIGDVLIDQLLKGARVGFDAFELRPDQKLDIGLKQFDLISVTTQNSWRDQRATTVAQLVDR